The segment GATGCGGGAAGTCGGTCTCGAACATGATGTTATCAACACCCAACGCATTGACCGCCGCGCGAAAGCCTTTCTGCTCGAACCAGAAGTTCAGAAATCTGGACGCGCGGCAACTCCCGCGTATCGCCTCCGCATCAAAATTCTTCTCGAAGAAATAGTCGGGGCCCTTCAGATGCGTATCGAGCAAATGCGTATCGACATCGAGAATTTTGAATCCGTTTTTCATGGGATCTGCTACCAAGCCTCTGCACAGGCTGAGTCAAAAATGTCAAGGCTTGCAACCAGCGCGGGTGCCTTTGAGTTCCGTGCTCCTCTAGCAGCTCTTCGTCAGGCGGCGGTGTAGCCGCCGTCAACCACGAGTTCCGCGCCAGTCACGAAGGAAGCTTCGTCGCTGGCTAGGAAGACTACGCACCATCCGACTTCCTCGGGCTGAGCTCCACGTTTGAGCGGAGTCTTGTCAAACAGCGGCTGTAAGTATTCCTCGGAAGCGACACCAAGCATCGGCGTGTAGATGACTCCTGGATGGACGGAATTAACGCGGATTTTGTCTGGGGCGTATTGCACCGCGGCGGACTTGGTGAGAAGGCGGACCGCGCCCTTGGTCCCGTGGTAGGCTGCCGAGCCAGAGGATCCGATAAGACCATAGATGGAGGAGATGTTGATGACAGAGCCACCGCCACGCTGGCGCATCGCGGGAACGGCAGACTTCATCCCGAGCCAGACGCCCTTCTGATTGATATTAACGATGGAATCCCATTCCTCCTCGGAGGTTTCCTCGACGCCCTTGACGTTGGCGATGCCCGCATTGTTGACCAGGATGTCCAAGCCGCCGAAATCGCGCTGGCAGGTGTCGACGGCGGCACGCCAATCGGCGGCCCGAGTAACGTCGAGATGAACTGCAACGACAGATGTCGCTCGGGTCGTCGCGTTAATGTCAGCCGCGGTCCGGCGGCACTCTTCGTCGAGAACGTCGCCGATCACGACTTGCGCGCCTTCGGCTACGAAGAGTCGGGCTTCGGCCGCGCCCTGACCGCGTGCACCTCCCGAAATCAGCGCCACTTTGCCTTTGAGCCGTTCCATAGTGAGTCACCGTGAGAACTTATCCAGTTGAGTCCTAGGTAAAGTCGTTTCAAATGGCTGGCTGCGCCGGCGCGATCTCAATATTGCTGTACGGCGTGTTTAGCAAACCAGCGGGTCGCGGGTAATCGGCTCATTTCTTTGTAAGATGCGCGACGCGTGAGCGAACCCGGTCAAGTTCCCCAAGGCCCGCGATGGTCTGGTCCAGCGCCCCCTCGACGAGTTCGTGCAAGGGTTGATTGGCGCCCCTCGCGAACCAGGTCTGCAATGCTGCGTTCCCCGCTGATACCATCACGCCAACCATCAGGGCAGGGCGTATGTCACGGGAGTCGTTGATACGCATACGCTGGGCGACAACCGCCGTCAGGGTCGAACTCCAAGCCCTTTGCTGCTCAAAGGCCCCGCTCATCGTTTCGGGGTATTTGCGAAATAGCTCCAGCCGAAGCCGCGTGAGATCCGCTTCAGCTTCGACCTCGCGACTCATTTCAACGATGATGTTTCGCAGCATATCGACTGCAGACTGACCAGGTCGCTCCTTCGCGACTGCAGTGGCTAAACTGTCGTCGTAGCGCTGACGATCGCCGAGCAGCAAGTCTTCCTTGCTAGAGAAATAGCGAAAGAATGTGCGTTTCGAGATATCGGCCGCGTCCGCGATCTCGTCCACCGTAACAGCGCTAAATCCCCGCTCGATGAAAAGCGAAAGCGCTACCCGCTCTATAGCCGCCGCTAGCTTCGTACGCCGTCGATCTCTCGGCGAGAGCACGATCACTTTTTGTTGACGCTGCGGCATTTCAGCCATCGATCCGTCCTTGAGGCACTTCGTTGAGACTCTCCAGTCACGAAGGCCGTTTTAGCACTATTGCCAAATTGTCTTCAATATCTTAATTGCATCTGTGCAGATCATAAGCTTGATGGTGCTGGAGAAGCTGACGTTCCAATGCGCGGATTTCGGATGCGAACAGATCGCTCACGCCACTGTCTTTAACGAGGCGGCAACAATTGGAGGACGCAAAAATGAGTACGACCACGGGACCGGTTTCCGGCGGCGCTCACGGCTGGCCGTTTAGCTGCTATTTCGGCGATCTTGCGCGACGCGGCTATATCGAAGAGGAATTTTTCCTGGCGGGCACTGCCAAACGATATAAGCCCGTCGGTGAGCATGGCAGCGATGGCAAATGGGCCGTTGAAGTGGCGGGCGAAGCGCCCTTCAAAACGCGTATCCTGTTAAAGCGGCCGAAGGATCCCGCCAAATTCAATGGAACAGTGATCGTAGAGTGGTCGAACGTGACCATCGGTCACGAACTAATCATCGCTGATTTCCCGGGCATCTTCGACGGCTTTGCCCATGTCGCCGTGTCTGCACAGTTC is part of the Candidatus Binataceae bacterium genome and harbors:
- a CDS encoding glucose 1-dehydrogenase, which encodes MERLKGKVALISGGARGQGAAEARLFVAEGAQVVIGDVLDEECRRTAADINATTRATSVVAVHLDVTRAADWRAAVDTCQRDFGGLDILVNNAGIANVKGVEETSEEEWDSIVNINQKGVWLGMKSAVPAMRQRGGGSVINISSIYGLIGSSGSAAYHGTKGAVRLLTKSAAVQYAPDKIRVNSVHPGVIYTPMLGVASEEYLQPLFDKTPLKRGAQPEEVGWCVVFLASDEASFVTGAELVVDGGYTAA
- a CDS encoding TetR family transcriptional regulator, coding for MAEMPQRQQKVIVLSPRDRRRTKLAAAIERVALSLFIERGFSAVTVDEIADAADISKRTFFRYFSSKEDLLLGDRQRYDDSLATAVAKERPGQSAVDMLRNIIVEMSREVEAEADLTRLRLELFRKYPETMSGAFEQQRAWSSTLTAVVAQRMRINDSRDIRPALMVGVMVSAGNAALQTWFARGANQPLHELVEGALDQTIAGLGELDRVRSRVAHLTKK